In Lapillicoccus jejuensis, the DNA window GATCGAACAGCGGGTCGGGCTCGTCGTCGACGGGACCGGCCGCCACGGCCCGCCGCGCCGGCAGCCCGCCGCGGGCGCGGGCGTCGGACGGGAACGGGGCGGGGGCCAGCGCGAGCGCGCCCTGCACGTAGCCCGTCGGCGCGGGCGCCGGCGCGAACGCCTCGTCCGCCGAGATCACCGGGGGCTCGCGCCGGGGGACCGGCGTCACCCGGATCCTGCCGCTCGCCGTCGTGGGGCTCGGGGTCGTGGGGCTCGGGGTCGTGGGGCTGACGGTCATCGTCCACCTGCCTGGTCGGGGGCCCGCAGCACCTGGCCGGGCTCGATGTGGTCGGGGTCGGGGCCGACGACGGCCCGGTTGGTCGCGTACCAGTCGGAGGTGGCCCGGGCGACGTGGACCGGGTCGGCCCCGGCGGGCAGGTGGGCCGCCGCGATGCGCCACAGGCTGTCGCCGGGCGCGACGACCACCTCGGCGTGCGGCCCGGCGCCCACGAGGACCCGCGGCGCCGCCGGGGCGAGCGCGCCGAGCGAGGGCGTCGTCGCCCGGGTCGCCGTCGGGGCGGTGGGGGATGCGGGGGGAGCGGTGGGAGCGGTGGGAGGGGGCGGCGTCGTCGTGGAGGAGGGCGTGAGGTCGGGGGACAGGCCGGACCCGGCGACCCGGGCCGACCACGCCGCGGGCCCGGCGACGGCGGCCGGGGACGCCCCGGCTCCCGTCGTCCCGCCGGCCGCGAGGGCCGCGACCGGGGCCAGGCCGCCGGCGAGCAGCGCGCCCCCCAGGGTCGCGGAGGCCAGGCGGCGCAGCAGGGCGGGCGTGGCGCGCTCGGCGGCCCGTCGTCCGGCCCGGCCGACCGCACCCGGGGCGGCCGCGGCGAGGCACACGACCACGGCGAGCGCGAGGTAGCCCGCGACGAGGCCGACCGCGGCCCACACGAGCGCGAGCAGCGCGTCGCCGGGGTCGCCGGGACCACCGCCGCCGCGCAGCGGCCACCCCCACACGGCGAGCCGGCCCGCCCCGAGGGCGGTCACCCCCAGCAGGCCCGCCGCCGCGAGCAGCAGCACGGCGCCCACCGACCCGGCTCCGCGCGACGGGCGCCGCGTCCGCCCCTGCTCGTCCCGCATGTCCGGTCCCCTCGACTCGTGGCCCTGGCTGCCGCTCAGGCGTGTTGACCGTCATTTGATGCCGTTTGCTTGCTGATGTCAAGAGCGACACCGGCGTCGGGGTGGGCCCCGGTCTGGGTACGCTCGCCCCTCGCGCGGGCCGGCCGGTCCGCCGGCGGTTGGTCGGGAGGGGACGTGGGACGTGCGCTGGGAACGGCTCTTCGAGGACCTCGAGGCGGTGGTCCGCGAGCAGGAGCGCCAAGAGCTCGAGGCCGAGGTGGCCGACCGCACCCGGCGCGAGCGGGCGCTGCTGGGTCTGCAGGAACGGCTGACGGCGTGCTACGGCACGGGGGTGGAGGTCGAGCTGCGGGTGGCGGGGGTGGGGGTCCTCCGCGGCCCGGTGACCGACGTCGGGGCCGACTGGGTGCTGGTGCAGGAGCATCCGGACCACCCAGTGCTCGTGGCCTACCCGGCCGTGCGCGCGCTCGTCCTGCCCGCGGCCCGGCTGGCGCCGACGGGGGCGGTGGCGCGCGCGTTCGCGCTCGGCGCCGCGCTGCGGGCCGTCAGCCGGGACCGCAGCGTCGTCGACGTCGTCGACGTCGACGGCCACCGCGTCACCGGCACGGTCGACGCGGTCGGGCGGGACGTGCTCGACCTCGCCGAGCACCCCGCCGACCTGCCCCGGCGCTCCGCCAACGTGCGGACCGTGCTGACGATCCCGTTCGCCGCCGTCGCGGCCGTCCGCCGCCGCTGACCCGAGCCGCCCTCACCGGGGCGTCCGCAGCCCGGCGGCACCGGTGCCCGACGGGTGCGGACGCTCGCGGGGTCAGTCCTGCGGGTCGTCCTCGCCGCCGGCGGCGCCGAACGGGTGCGCCGCGACGAACTCCCGGGTCTCGGTGTACATCCGGGCGATGTAGCCCTCGAGCTCGCTCACCTCGACGCGCCACTGCCCGCGACCGCCGACCTTGATGGCCGGCAGCTCACCGGAGCGCACGAGCGCGTAGGCCTGGGCGGCGGAGATGTTGAGGACGTCGGAGACCTCCGACAGCTGGAGGAAGCGTTGGGTGCTCATGCGGTGCGAGGTCCTCGGGAGGGTGGCGGTGCCAGAGGGGTGAGCAGCGGCTCGACGGCGTTATCCTCCCACAGCCCGACCGGGTGACCGCCGTCGTCCACAGGCCTTCCCGGACCCGCTGCGGGGGCCGGGTCGGGTCGGTCATGATGGGCCCGGGACACGACCGGACCGCTCCGAGGAGCGGGGGGGAGAGGGGGACACGGTGGGCACGTCGCTGCCGACGCCGACCGCGACGAGGCTGCGCCGGCCGGGCTGGCGCGACCCCCGGCTGCTCGTCGGGGTCCTGCTCGTCCTGCTCGCCACGGCCCTCGGGGCCCGTGCGGTCGCCAGCGCCCGCGACACCGTGCCCGTCTGGGCGGCGGCGACGACGATCAAGGTCGGGGACCACGTCACGGCGGGCAGCGTGCGCCGGGTCGAGGTGCAGCTCGGCGACCTCACCGGGCGGTACCTCCCCGCCGACCGCTCGCTGCCCGACGACACGTACGCGGTCCGCTCGGTGCCGTCGGGCCAGCTGGTCCCCCTGGAGTCCGTGGGGCCGCGCGCGGACGTCGACGTCCAGCAGGTCGCGGTCTCCGTCGACGCCGTCTCGGCCACCGGCCTGACGGCCGGCTCCGTCGTCGACCTGTGGGTCAGCCGGCGCGACCCCTCGACGACGCAGGAGCGCTACCGCCAGGCCGAGCGGCTGCTGACCGGGGTGACGGTGGCCGGGGTCCCGCAGGACTCCTCGACCTTCGGTGCGTCGTCGGCCCGCTCCGCGGTGCTGCTGCTGGTGCCCCGCGGCTCGGTCGGCGCGGTCATCGCCGGGACCGACGCGCTGGCGCGCTTCACCCTCGTCCCGGCCCCCGGGACCCCCGGGTCGTGACCGGCGTCCTCGTCGCCGTCGGTCCGCGGTGGGACAGCCGGCTGGCCACCGCGGTGGAGGCGGCCCGCGACCTCGAGCTGACCAGGCGCTGTCCGGACCTCGCCGACCTGCTCGCCGCGGCGGCCGCCGGCCTGGGCCGGGTCGCCGTCGTCTCCGACGACCTGCGCGGGCTCGACCTCACCGTCGTCGCGACCCTGCGCGGGCACGGCGTCGAGGTCGTCGGCGCCGGCACCCCGGGCGAGGAGTCGTCCGAGCGCCGGCTGCGCCAGCTCGGGGTCGAGGTGGTCGTCCCCGCGGACACCACCTCCACCGACCTGGCGCTCGCCGTCGACCGGGCGCTGGCGGGGGCCGCGGGTTCCCCCGGCAGCACGCTCCTGCCCGGCCCGGGCCACCCCCACGACCCCGCCGACCCGCCCGGCCGGCCCGGCGGGGGCGGCCCGTCCGCGCACCCGACGGGGCACGGGTCCGACCGCGCCGTGAGGGGTGGCGGGGCGGGGCCCGGCGACCCGTCGCCGGGGGCCGACGACGGGTCGCCCGACGACCCCCGACCCGAGGGGGTGGGGATCGCCCCCGCCACCGGTCGCGTGGTCGTCGTGTGGGGTCCGACGGGCGCGCCGGGCCGCACGAGCGTCGCGCTCAACCTCGCCGCCGAGGCGGCGGGTCTCGGTGTGCCGACGCTGCTCGTCGACGCCGACACGTACGGCGCCAGCGTGGCGCAGGCCCTCTCGCTGCTCGACGAGGCGCCCGGGGTGGCGGCGGCGACCCGCGCCGCCGACCAGGGCACCCTCGACCTGCCGGTCCTGGCCCGGCTCACCCCGCAGGTCCTGCCCGGGCTGCGGGTGCTGACCGGTCTGCCCCGCGCCGAGCGGTGGCCCGAGCTGCGCCCCGCCGCGGTCGAGCGTGTCCTGCAGGTGGCACGGCTGCTGGCCGCGCTCGTCGTCGTCGACATCGGGTTCAACCTCGAGGACGACGAGGAGCTGAGCTACGACACGCTCGCCCCCCGCCGCAACGGCGTGGCCCTCGCCGCCCTGGCCGCGGCCGACGAGGTGGTGGCCGTCGGGGCCGGCGACCCCGTCGGGCTGCAGCGGCTGGTGCGCGGGCTCCAGTCGCTCTCCGCCGTCGGGACGCCGCCGCCGCAGGTCGTCGTCAACCGGCTGCGCGCCTCGGCCGTCGGCCCCGGACCGCAGGCCGAGGTGACCGCCGCCCTGGAGCGGTTCGCGGGGGTGACCCCCGTCGCGGTGGTCCCCGACGACGCGGCCGCGTTCGACGCCGCGCTGCTCACCGGTCGCGTGCTCGCCGAGGCCGCCCCGACGTCGCCGGCGCGGACCGCCCTGCGGGCCCTGGCCGCCCGGCTGGCCCGGGTGGAGGCCCCCGCCCGCCGACGCCGGGCCCGGCTCGGGCGCTGACCCGGGAGCGCCGCCCGCCCGCCGCCACCGAACCCAGCGAATCGCTGGCAAGATTTCCCTTATGTCCGTTATCCTGCTGCTAGCGGTCCGACGGCCGGCTCGCCCCTCCCACGGGGGCGGCCACACGGCGAACGGTCCCCACCCCGGACGCCCGGACCCCCACCGGTCCCCGCCCGACCGCCGCAGCACCCCGCTCGACCCGTAGCACCACGAACCGGCAGCACCACGAACCGGCAGCACCGGTCCCACCGCAGGACGACCTGCTCGTCGTCCGTCCACCGCCCGGGCCCCACACCCGACGCGGTCCCTCCCGCCCCGACGCGCCCGCCGCGACCGGTCGCGGACCTCTCGCGCACGACCACCCCACACACCCCCCACACCGGCGCCGGACCCCCGGGCGCGACCTCGTCGCGCCCTCGGCCCGTACGGCGCCCGAAGGACCCCTCGTGTCCCTCCGCTCGCTCGTCGCCCCGCACCGGCGATCCGCCGCCCGGCGCGGCCCCGCGCCCCTCGGGGCGCTCGTCGCCACCGCCGTGCTCGTCGCCGGCCCCTCTGCTCCGTGGTCGGCGTCCTCGTCCGAGGACGGCGCCGCCGGCTCGTCCCGCGCGGCGGGCGGCAGCACGCTCCGGCTGGTCCCCGGCGTCCCCTCGGACCCGGCCACGACACGGTCGGCGACGCCACGGCCGACGCCGACGCCGACGTCGACGCCCACGCCGACGCCGACGCAGTCGGCGCCCGCGCCGGCGACGCCGGCCCCGTCGACGGACCGCAGCGCCGTCCCCCCGGTGACCGGGACGGGCGCCGCCGCCGACCGGCGGGCCCCCTCCGCGACCGGCCGGTCCGTGGCCCGACCGGGGTCGGTCCGCCTCTCGCGCACCGCGCCGGCGGCCGCCTCGCCCGGCCCCGGCACGAGTGCGGCAGCGGCCGCCTCCACGGCGGCGCCGGCCGGTCCCGCGACCCGTCCCCGACCGGTGCCCGCCCAGGGCGGGCAGGTCGTCGGCATCGGCACGCCGACGCTGCCGGACCCGGTCCCGGTCCCGGTCACCACGACCAACCCGCTGGCCGGCCGACGGCTCTACGCCGACGGCCGGGACTGGACGCAGCAGCAGGCCCTCGGCTCGCTGACCGGCGCCGCCGCCGACACCGTGCGCGCGCTGGCGACCGTCCCCCAGGCGACGTGGGTCGGCCCGGGCGACCGGGTCGAGTGGATCGCCGACTACGTCGACCGGGCGACCGCGGCGGGCGCGCTGCCGTCCCTCGTCCTCTACGCGATCCCGGGGCGCGACTGCGGCAGCTACTCCGCCGGCGGCTCCACGAGCGCGGCGTCGTACCTGGCCTGGGTCGCCGGGGTCCGGACGGCCATCGCCGGTCGCCCCGTCCTCGTCGTCGTCGAGCCCGACGCGCTCGCCCAGGGGTCGTGCTCCGGCACGGCCACCGACACCGCGGCCCGGCTGGCCACCCTGGCCTCCGCCGTCGACCTGCTCACCGCGGACCCCGGCACCGCCGTCTACCTCGACGCCGGCCACGAGTGGTGGCTGACCCCGCAGGAGGCCGCGACCCGGCTCGTCGCGGCGCACGTCGGCCGGGCCCGCGGCTTCAGCCTCGACGTGTCGAACTTCTACGCCACCGACGGCGAGGTCGCCTA includes these proteins:
- a CDS encoding helix-turn-helix domain-containing protein — its product is MSTQRFLQLSEVSDVLNISAAQAYALVRSGELPAIKVGGRGQWRVEVSELEGYIARMYTETREFVAAHPFGAAGGEDDPQD
- a CDS encoding LysM peptidoglycan-binding domain-containing protein; the encoded protein is MRDEQGRTRRPSRGAGSVGAVLLLAAAGLLGVTALGAGRLAVWGWPLRGGGGPGDPGDALLALVWAAVGLVAGYLALAVVVCLAAAAPGAVGRAGRRAAERATPALLRRLASATLGGALLAGGLAPVAALAAGGTTGAGASPAAVAGPAAWSARVAGSGLSPDLTPSSTTTPPPPTAPTAPPASPTAPTATRATTPSLGALAPAAPRVLVGAGPHAEVVVAPGDSLWRIAAAHLPAGADPVHVARATSDWYATNRAVVGPDPDHIEPGQVLRAPDQAGGR
- a CDS encoding AAA family ATPase, giving the protein MTGVLVAVGPRWDSRLATAVEAARDLELTRRCPDLADLLAAAAAGLGRVAVVSDDLRGLDLTVVATLRGHGVEVVGAGTPGEESSERRLRQLGVEVVVPADTTSTDLALAVDRALAGAAGSPGSTLLPGPGHPHDPADPPGRPGGGGPSAHPTGHGSDRAVRGGGAGPGDPSPGADDGSPDDPRPEGVGIAPATGRVVVVWGPTGAPGRTSVALNLAAEAAGLGVPTLLVDADTYGASVAQALSLLDEAPGVAAATRAADQGTLDLPVLARLTPQVLPGLRVLTGLPRAERWPELRPAAVERVLQVARLLAALVVVDIGFNLEDDEELSYDTLAPRRNGVALAALAAADEVVAVGAGDPVGLQRLVRGLQSLSAVGTPPPQVVVNRLRASAVGPGPQAEVTAALERFAGVTPVAVVPDDAAAFDAALLTGRVLAEAAPTSPARTALRALAARLARVEAPARRRRARLGR
- a CDS encoding glycoside hydrolase family 6 protein — its product is MSLRSLVAPHRRSAARRGPAPLGALVATAVLVAGPSAPWSASSSEDGAAGSSRAAGGSTLRLVPGVPSDPATTRSATPRPTPTPTSTPTPTPTQSAPAPATPAPSTDRSAVPPVTGTGAAADRRAPSATGRSVARPGSVRLSRTAPAAASPGPGTSAAAAASTAAPAGPATRPRPVPAQGGQVVGIGTPTLPDPVPVPVTTTNPLAGRRLYADGRDWTQQQALGSLTGAAADTVRALATVPQATWVGPGDRVEWIADYVDRATAAGALPSLVLYAIPGRDCGSYSAGGSTSAASYLAWVAGVRTAIAGRPVLVVVEPDALAQGSCSGTATDTAARLATLASAVDLLTADPGTAVYLDAGHEWWLTPQEAATRLVAAHVGRARGFSLDVSNFYATDGEVAYGRQVAELVRTLDPTADPHLVVDTSRNGAGPAPAGPGDWCNPAGRLLGHAPGAVPGGGVLDGYLWVKHPGESDGSCHPGDPASGVWFPGWADDLVARSVAAGLLAVR